One genomic region from Populus nigra chromosome 8, ddPopNigr1.1, whole genome shotgun sequence encodes:
- the LOC133701013 gene encoding pentatricopeptide repeat-containing protein At1g80270, mitochondrial-like, translating into MWSLRRASAHSRRINRSWPGCFRARTAKLDRICHFASDRAGTCTLENVILGRYNLLNELHRKPPISEKLYVGSCGYCSKAAMGNDNENDETGGGFLEFETGGMDGIIEESNAEEVDEESGDKKEALELLNTITETPNIVDFLSKFTEEGNELSRGEIYLIMDHLRKKQLYWRALQFSEWLERSKQTDFTERDYACHLDCIAKVLGLWRAEKFIEKIPESFRGKLVYQTLLASCVSVLNIKKAESVFRKMRDLGLPITVEACEQMIIIYKRLEKKKIPNILLMMKDQNIKPSFLTYKLLIDAKCQFNDTTGMEKLVEAMRNEGMELDVFALAVIARHYISVGLKDKADLILKEIEKRKQKGGGLGARRSLLSLYASLGNADEVGRIWKECKADPKQSECIAAIRAWGKLGKVEEAEAVSEIMLQTWKNPTFGYYTSLLNVYIDNNLTSKGKDLVEQMGDIGSWAGPLTWDALVRLYIKSGDVEKAHSILLKVARMKRKRPLYTTCIAVMEHYAKRGDIHNTEKLFQSMRELGYTARFKPFEILVDAYINAKTPIYGLRARMKADNLYPKKEFAGKMALVDCFRKAELSNLLD; encoded by the exons ATGTGGTCTCTCCGTCGAGCTTCTGCACACTCTCGCAG GATAAATAGGTCTTGGCCTGGATGTTTTAGAGCAAGGACTGCTAAATTGGACCGAATATGTCATTTTGCGAGTGATAGAGCTGGTACATGCACTCTTGAAAATGTGATTTTGGGGAGATATAATTTGTTGAATGAGCTTCACCGTAAGCCACCTATTAGTGAAAAACTATATGTGGGGAGTTGTGGCTACTGTTCTAAGGCTGCTATGGGAAATGACAATGAGAATGATGAAACTGGAGGTGGGTTTTTGGAGTTTGAGACGGGTGGTATGGATGGCATAATTGAAGAGAGCAATGCAGAGGAAGTGGATGAGGAGTCTGGTGATAAAAAGGAAGCTTTAgagttattaaatacaattacGGAAACTccaaatattgttgattttcttaGTAAGTTTACTGAGGAGGGCAACGAGCTGAGTCGAGGGGAGATTTATTTGATCATGGATCATCTTCGGAAAAAGCAGCTGTATTGGAGGGCATTACAG TTTTCTGAGTGGCTGGAAAGAAGTAAGCAAACTGATTTCACTGAAAGGGACTATGCATGTCATCTTGATTGCATTGCGAAAGTACTGGGGCTTTGGAGGGCAGAGAAGTTTATTGAGAAGATCCCTGAGTCCTTTAGAGGTAAATTAGTTTATCAAACCCTCTTGGCGAGCTGCGTCAGTGTTTTGAATATCAAGAAAGCAGAGTCCGTTTTCCGGAAAATGAGGGACCTAGGTTTGCCAATCACTGTCGAAGCATGTGAACAGATGATAATTATCTACAAGAGgctggagaagaaaaaaatacccAATATATTGTTGATGATGAAGGACCAAAATATCAAACCTTCTTTCCTTACATACAAGCTTCTTATTGATGCTAAATGTCAGTTTAATGACACAACGGGGATGGAGAAATTAGTTGAGGCTATGAGGAATGAAGGCATGGAACTTGACGTCTTTGCTCTAGCTGTCATAGCAAGGCACTACATAAGTGTgggattaaaagataaagctgaCCTCATCTTgaaggaaattgaaaaaagaaaacagaagggTGGAGGTCTTGGAGCTCGTAGATCATTGCTTTCCCTCTATGCTTCTCTTGGAAATGCTGATGAGGTGGGTAGAATTTGGAAGGAATGCAAAGCAGATCCCAAGCAGAGTGAGTGCATAGCTGCCATACGAGCCTGGGGCAAGTTGGGCAAAGTGGAAGAAGCAGAAGCAGTCTCAGAGATAATGCTTCAGACATGGAAGAATCCCACATTTGGATATTACACCTCTCTTCTGAATGTTTACATAGACAACAACTTAACCAGTAAGGGCAAGGATCTGGTGGAACAGATGGGTGATATTGGGTCGTGGGCTGGCCCATTGACCTGGGATGCACTAGTGAGGCTTTATATCAAATCTGGTGATGTTGAGAAAGCGCATTCAATTTTGCTAAAGGTAGCTAGGATGAAGAGGAAGAGGCCTTTGTACACAACATGCATCGCTGTCATGGAGCATTATGCAAAACGAGGCGATATACATAACACAGAGAAGTTGTTCCAGAGTATGAGGGAGCTAGGGTATACAGCACGCTTTAAACCATTTGAGATTCTGGTCGATGCTTACATCAACGCGAAAACTCCAATCTATGGGTTGCGAGCGAGGATGAAGGCAGATAACCTATACCCTAAAAAAGAATTTGCTGGAAAAATGGCATTAGTTGATTGTTTCAGAAAGGCTGAATTATCAAATCTGCTTGATTAA
- the LOC133700554 gene encoding protein MIZU-KUSSEI 1-like produces MATPPSIPPSLKPVQTRSQSPSTFPSPPTTPSGKVNPMSPVRPTISLHQPNSKKGSSKHNKIFRRVRAVFRSFPIIAPACKIPVSLHGNRLHDGHVHGGTRMTGTLFGHRKARINLAIQESPGSLPVLLLELTIPTGKLLQDMGVGLVRIALECEKKPHEKTKIEDEPIWTMFCNGRKSGYAVKREPTDEDLNVMQILHVVSMGAGVIPTGDGADQPADGELTYMRAFFERVAGSKDSETYYMLNPDGNNGPELSLFFVRI; encoded by the coding sequence ATGGCAACTCCACCATCAATCCCACCATCTCTCAAGCCGGTACAGACTCGGTCCCAGTCACCATCGACCTTTCCATCACCCCCAACCACTCCATCTGGAAAGGTGAACCCAATGTCCCCGGTCCGGCCTACTATCTCCCTCCATCAACCAAATAGCAAGAAAGGTTCATCAAAGCACAATAAGATCTTTCGTCGTGTCCGTGCTGTTTTCCGGTCATTCCCTATCATTGCTCCAGCATGCAAGATTCCTGTCTCACTCCACGGAAACCGCCTCCATGATGGGCACGTTCATGGTGGGACCCGCATGACCGGAACCCTATTTGGGCACCGGAAAGCTAGGATAAACCTTGCCATCCAAGAAAGCCCCGGATCCCTACCTGTTTTATTGCTTGAACTCACAATCCCCACGGGAAAACTCCTTCAAGATATGGGAGTGGGACTTGTTAGGATTGCCTTGGAATGTGAAAAGAAGCCACATGAAAAGACCAAGATTGAAGATGAACCGATATGGACAATGTTTTGTAATGGCAGAAAGTCAGGTTATGCGGTCAAGAGGGAGCCAACTGACGAGGATTTGAATGTGATGCAAATCTTGCACGTGGTTTCTATGGGGGCTGGTGTAATACCTACAGGAGATGGAGCCGATCAGCCTGCAGATGGAGAATTAACGTACATGCGGGCATTCTTTGAACGTGTGGCGGGGTCTAAAGACTCAGAGACCTATTATATGTTGAATCCTGATGGAAACAATGGACCAGAACTAAGCTTATTCTTTGTCAggatttga